aaatatggccaccatttcgCCATTATCACAACAGTCTTGAAtgaaagtgacatgcatatgtgaAGTATGGGCCTTCTTATCTGataggtttggttgaaattggcttATGCATTTCAGAGTTATATACgtacattttaataatatgcctatttgaccttgaagatgaaggtcaatgtcaaaggtccatttttaatgtttattcagttgCATTGTAATCTGTGCACTGACATTTTAATGTGATGTGGTCATGGCTGTTAGGAATAATTGTGTAAACTACATGTGGACCAAAATCTTCATCTAGACATTTGTAGAAACTAGTGCATGATTTTAGTTTTTTATCAAAAAGTTTAATTTCTATCTAAGGCCTGGAACAAACATCAAACCTCTCATATACATGCACCTAACCTATTTGTATTGAAgtcaatatgtataatattaaatacGATTATGAACAGACGGCGGGTCCAATCTGTTGAATTTATTAAGAAACGAACAGCTTAGCGGGTTTAGTGGCGTATGGCACACTTCAGGGATCAACTCATATGGCGGATTGCACAAGATTGTTGTTGATACACAAAATCATAGAAGAAAGAAACATCATGGTATAGTGTTATTTTAGTATTTAAAAAGAAGATGAAGTTAATTTAAATACGAGAATTATGCATTATCTTGACATTATCgccatattttgaaaattgtatgAATGCACATGACACGACATTGAATTGTGGTTATTTTTGCATTAGATTCAACATGATGAATGTTCGATGCTTATTGTGAATTGCACTTCTGTCATTATTTTCAACAGGTGGCATCAAATTTGTCTCATCTGTTACAAGATTTTAGTTTTTCATTAAATCATTTAGACCAAATTTCTATCTAAAAGATTGAGTCATACTGTAAGAAATTCTCTCCAAGAGACATCAACAAtagacaatacaatataattcaGACTACCTTCTTGTAAAGTTTATGATGCAATTCACATCTCATTAAATTTGTTTCATGCATTTCAACTACGAGGATCAttatgttttgaacaatttttcatctagACAACTCTGTAATTCTTCAAATAACCACTTTgaataaaactgttatttaatatttccatattttaatttcacataCAGATCTCCCAAAAACCTCATTTGTCAGATGCAGAGTCTTCAGAATGCAACTATCATCAAACTCCTTAATCATACTTTGCATACAAATGGTTTTGTTCAGTTTTATACTTTTATTTTAGAATGCCATTCCGATGGAAAATTTAACCACACTCTTTCCACAGTCTTTCATGTATTTGACTCCGCTCACTTCGTAGGATGAGTGTCATTGAAATCACAATTTCACACAATTTCATTAGTGTGGATTTTCATATGTTTTTTCAGAGTGCCAAGTTGATTAAACCCCCTACCACAGTCTTGGCACACAAACTGCCTTTCGTTTGCATGGATCATCACATGTTCTTTCAACTTATGACTTCGATGaaaacctttaccacactctttacatataaatggtctttcatttgtgtggatcatcATATGCTCCTTCAAATGGCTCTGCCGCTTGAACCTCTTGGCACACTGTTTGCAAACAAATGGTCTCACATTCGAGTGCATCTTCATGTGGATATTCAACTGACTAACATGATGAAAATCTTTACCACATTCtctacaaaaaaatgtttcctTTGTATGTATCATCTTAATGTGTCTCTTCAAGTCAGCTTTCTGTTTGAATTCATTGCCACATTCTTTGCATACAAGTGAACTTTCATTTGCGTGGATTTTAATGTGTTCCTTCAACGTGCAACTTTGCTTAAATCCTTTGCCACATTCTAGACAAACAAATGGTCTTTCCTTTTTGTGGATCATTGAGTGTTCTTTCAGTTTACTCTTTCGATGAAAACCTTTACCACATTCGTCACAAACAAATGGTCTATCATTTGAGTGGATCATCAAGTGTTCCTTAAGGTGCGATTTTTTCTTGTACCccttaccacactctttacaaaCAAATGGTCTGTCATTTGTGTGGGTCTTTAAGTGCTCTTTCAGCTgacaattaaaatgaaaaccTTTTCCGCATTCATTGCATAGAAATTGTCTTGTTCTTAAGTCTGAAATGTTCACTGTTTGAACAAACTTATCTGAATATCCTACATCAGGACAGCTTGAAAATGCTGTAACAGTCGAGTGTGTTTCTACATGCCTGTTAACATTTCTAGTTCCCTCATCTTTCGAAATCTTTGTGTGATTGCCACTCACTGACGTATGGTTTTGGTGAACAGCTAGATTTGTACTGTCTCTCATCAGTATAAAGGAGCCCTCAACTTGATGTATTCCAATGGGAAATGGGTTGTTACGTGATGAACTATCTGTTTGGTTAGAATTCTTGATATCATTTTGTGGCTCTCTACATGTAGATTTTGTGCTGTCACTGATACCAGTTGTATTTGTACTGTCATTTTCTAATTTTATATGTACAGGGACATCTTCTTCAAGCAAGTCACTATTCTGGCATTCAGTTGTGTTGTATACATGATCTATGCTGGTAGAGGTAGATAGATCGGTATGAAAATCATTATCTGTCTGGGAATCTGCATCTGTTACTTTCCAATGATTTTCCGACCTATTCAATGTCCTTTCTTCCTTTCTGTAACTGGCCTCTTTGAGATCTGGTTGCACACCTGTACAATAATCTCTTAAATTTGTACTGCTTACTTCCACACCACAATCATCATCAATAATCTCCTCCACATTTTCTTGCTTTATTCTTATTGACTTCCAGGCTACATTGCTGTCGTTGTTTACCAGATTTGTTGTTGTAACCTCTATCTCATCTTTGTCTGCAATGTCATGGCAACTATCTACTCCACACACAGCCTCATCTATGCAGATAccagtactagtagtagtactttCCTGCTGCGGAGCCTGGTTACACTTTGTAGCACTTTCCTCAGTAACTACCACCACATTCTTCGTCTTCTTCTGTGATTTCAGGAAATCTGGACTGCCAGATTTAGTAAACCTGTTGATAGATTGAAAGAGTTTAGTGTTTGTCAAAATAGATTTTTTTGTGCTACCACTGATTGTGGGACGATTTAGATGACAAAATAAAGATTTAGAGACAACAGACACATTTGTAATGTGACATAACTTTACAATGGTGGTTCCTTTTTTTCAGTTCAGAAATCAgggactactggtcaccatccttgggctgtACTTCCACAAAGTGGCAGTTTCAGTATTTATCGtaaatttattagtatttattatatataaatactgaAACATTCTAAAAGTGCCTGACATTGGCAAAATGTTTTTTACTCTTTAATGCACCAAATACGTACTGGAAAGAATACGACATCTGTGtgaaaatcccccccccccccggctggagaaacaGCCAAATTGTTGTGTATAATGCATGTGGAAATTAATGACACCATCAATAAACATCATATAAAACAAGTAGTACACATGGCTAAAGAAACAGGCCATACGTACAATGGCATTGGAGGTTACCTTCGTGTTTTACACATCATATCGATAGGGTAGTGCAGACCCGGAGTACAGACCGTTGAATACATGGCAGTTTACACTTGATAAAAGATATTGAAGGTAGATAATATACAGAATATGTAGGcgaaatacattttacaaatggaCAGAAGATGGTCCTGACCTTACAGACGGCAGATTCGGTGTTGATACCACACACATGGGTGTTTCTGTTTGGGCTGATGAGGCCAAGTCCTCGCTCACAATCTCATTCATAATATCGGTTTGCGTAAAACACTCACGACAAGTTTCCAAGTGAATTTCTAATAAATGAGCCGCAAATTCAGCATTAGATGCCTTCCCGTGTTTTTTGAGTTTAGTGATTTTCCAAAGATCGTGTGTATTTCCAAGATATATCTTGGTCTGGTCCCGTTTCTTGTAGCGCTGTGCTTCTTTTTCAGCATCTTGTCCGATGTGAACTCTGGTGGCCGACATCTTGACAGGAAGTCAATACCGCAATGCTTATTGGGAAACCCATTCGCGAGGTGAGTGGCCTGCGCGCGCGGGCCGGCTACGGCTAGCTAGGCGCGCACTGACATGATGCATGAGATAGATGGGTGAAAACTGGTATGGGtaggcatgtggataaacatttacgAAATGACCCCACGTTTGCTAGCAATGACTAAGCCCATAGCAtatagcaacagacaaatggttgtgtatattgcaaagataaaaagattggttaggcaagtggcaatctgattaaaatccgatgtggtgaaagcggctagatgtccttatatacctctattcatcgtgttgtgacgtttgttttgttcggcaTGATCGCCGCGTGGGCCTGCCCCACTGCACTGGATGGAAAAAAACTATTcttccataaaaatgacaacCACAGCAGTGAACAATCCTAGAATGAAGCAATTTTCTTTTGCAGCCATAAGCTAATTATGATAGGATATATGTTTTTTAGGGATGTTTTGACCAGGTTTATAAGTGATATTATTAACAGAGAATGACGAACTATCATGGTTATTCTTAATTGTAGCATAGTTGAGCTGTTTCTAGAAAATGCTCAACTAATACAACATTTGACTTTTGAGGTTCACCTTGTCCATATATCTTCTGTACTtttatgtaacaaaaaaaataaaaatccagCAGAGCTATTTCGCGTGCTAGGTCACTTGTTTTATCTAACATTGCAGTATTTTGTATTTGGGCATGATTCCACTGCTGCCACTGGTTCCAAATCCTTctgctaccacatcccatcacacacacacagacatacacacacacacacatacatacatacatacatacatacatacacacatacatacctacatacatacatacatacatacatacatacatacatacacacatacatacatacatacatacatacatacatacatacacagggttctccacaatttagaaaaatacaggggcgccctaatttgcatatttatttgcatatcattagcatatttccagatcataatattaggaagtgaaaaaagtttccaaaatcaaaaactcctattttattcattcagcaaactaaaatgtactgaaatgtattgtaatcaccaatttccaaacctttcacataattcacaatgtaaaaatttcaggaaggaggttgacagttacacaaacgatgttatagtaatgttggcaagcatgttttacacacaggagtgacaacacatggcattgttgatgtacatgtatgcacctctaggctagctatcacttagttttgagttgttggtttcaccttgtaaatgtgcatgtcattcataaaaattaattgaaaacaattcattttcctttatttctctaaaatttgatatccttttaattttcatgaatggaaaatgatttttcatccaaatttgccggaaatacgtacatttttaatgtgacgaatttgggctaagaataaccgaatacgttcagtgcaaatgtacagtaacaaacatggctgccacttcggagctacctcgtggtactacgatcgcgattcacatccaaacgtgatcatttaggacataaattttaccatggaaccgtaccggagtagttatttctaaagaacatgtataaattttaggattttgttcgtatttatcgatacaatacgaaaattgccgtgacatcgtacatcgtatgcgtactgtattacgtatacgggaaggcttggaaattaccggcttgatatacccggccatagaaactaccaacgtaccgtcttctactttacgacggtactacatttactgtttttgtttcggctaccattgttataatcaaggcgataaataagttcataaatgatgatagacgcagtgtcgctgtttacttccttcattaacggcattgaatagaatctcttgaagacgttcacaccaaaacaaaggggcgctgaacgcaaacagaggggcggttctgtaaacagaggggcggtccatgaaaacagaggggcggtgcgcccctcaaaaacccctcgtggagaacactgatacatacatgtacacaaacatggTTTTAAATTCTTATATGAAACAGATAAATATCAATGTAAAAACTGAAAGATACAAAATGAATGCACgaatatcacaaaatatttgCTTCTATAATTCAGTTTCTATAATTCTATAACTCCAAATTACGTGACATAGATAATTTACCACATGTATCAGTATATGTGGATGCATTTCTTATACTGTGGTACATGGTGTGCTTTTTTTCCTGTTTCTTATTTTAATTGTCATGATTTACATTGGTATCTATAAAACAAGAGTTGGTATTGTGTGAATGCACCCTATTTCCATGCACTGATCACCTTTACCAActcaaaataacatcaaaaatttattacacaaatatataaaaatacaaatgccttatatttatcaaatttttcaaaactgtttaTGTATAAATTAATTAGAAGAAAACAATTTCTCTGTCTTAAACTAAGAAGATTCCACCTCACGTTTAAATGTGAGTTTTTCATACTTTAATACAAGCCATTGGCTTTGGCAGGCaaataatgtaaaatgatataaaataaagtgtacagttatcaaaatatgtaaaacatatatgatataaaatgaaaatgtgaattGTTACATGGAGccattacacagtgtttcatgctgtTGTGATCAAAAGACGActaacagtatacatgtagttcaataATAGCcatatagacatatatatatattataaccaTGCTCAGTTTTTTAATACTTAAAATCATATTTGTAATATCAAAAACCCCACCCTCAATATCCTTATCATGAATAGAGATAAATGATATAAAGCTATGGATTTAGTTAGACAATACAGTTCAACCAACTAGCCAGCCTCTTTATGGCGCTTACAGTATATTCCATTCAATTTCACACTGTAGGCTTGTACTAGATTGCAGTTTGAAAATCTCAACACATAATTTCCCAATCACCTTGTCATGGAGTATTCAAATATATGCAGATGATacacatgcaaatgaagtgTATGCAGATTAATACATGCAGTTGAGGTGTGTGTTAATCTgcatatacatttcatttgcatatgtaggGTGCAATTCACCAAGCCAAAGTCAAGATGTTTCTAAAGCATTACCCTAGCAACCTAAGTTTTAGCTAAGCAACGCTTTCAAATTCTCATGCATGCCTTGTACCATTGGTTTTCTTTGTTTCCTTATGACAGCCATTGATATTATGAAATGGCATGACATGTCCACGGACCTTATAGCAATAAACTGCGTATAAAACACCACcactgaaaacaaataaaaatgacaGTATGATGAGGATTCCAAAGGTTTCTGGTCTCGGTAGGAAAATAACAAGAATAAAATGCAGCATATCCATTAAACTGTTTAGGGAACTCTGGACACCATTTACAACTCCACGCTGTGTTTCCAGAACATTCTCTTGTAATAACTGGGTCACAACAAGATCAAAACACCACAACCCTAGGGAGAAACAATAAGAGAGCAATATAGTTATGTTAATTACCAGTAATTCTAGCAATAGCTTTGAAATATACTAGTGTGTATCATATTGAATTTTCAACTCATCTCAGAATTTATGAGATTTTGGTTATTTTGTTGATCATTAACAATATAAGAGCAACACGGCTGTGGCTAAAATTAGTGATTTTGCAAATAATTATCAACTATGCAAAATTAGTCATTTTTCAAAACCAAAAAATGAATAACAGTTCTTAAAATTCTAATAATTAATAAACACTATTTAAGATTATACCATAGCCTCATACACAACAACCAGTATTTATCCACAAATCTGCCAAAACATCTTGCTTATCCATGTCTTGTGGGTGAAGTGTTCTCAGCAACTCAACCCCCACCCTCCACCCCCtgaacaaatttaaaaatatttaatcaatgtaaaacatacATTTGACTACAGTATAATTCTGTTTTCTGTGATTCCAGAGTACCTGGCAATTAACTTATGTATCTCTGTTTAATGTGTGTATAAGTGCTTGTATTTCttaatttaaatattgtatattcttCTTCGGCATTATATACGAAGAGCCTAcatggctcaacaatttatcaagGTTAATTAAAGTCAATAATATTAatagtaatgataataatttgaTTTACTTCTGATACCAATCTgcttaaaatccgatgtggtgaaagcggctagatcatatgtctttatttacctctgtttccatcGTGttatgacatttgttttgttccgagtgggAAGGTGGAAatacgatggaaatagaggtaaataaagcatttagacgctttcaccacatcatattttaatcagattgttctGATACATACCAAGTCTAGCACAAATTATTCCTGTGAAGAAGAGAGCGACAGAAGTATAAGACTGTGGTTGATGGATTGAATCTCCTGTATTGGGGGACACTGTACTTGTAAGGCTCGAATTCTCTCCCAAAATCTTGGTAAGAACTGAAACATTATCAATCAAAGGTTTGTATGTTACAGCCTGGGAATCATTCAAGGCAACCACAAGACTTTCATTCAGTACACTCTGTACTTTGGTAGTCATTGATGGTGTAGACATCATCTGAGTGTAATTTGTCAGATTGTCACTTTTACCAGTTTTAGAAGCGTAATGTAAATCAAAAGGACTACCAGGTGCCCAGACACAGCCAACACAAAGGACAAGACACAAGATTTCTTCACTTATAGCCCACAGTCCAGTTCTTTCAAGTCCGATTTTCTTTCTCAAGAATGAATACATCACAGTTCCAAGTAATCCAGAGATTGATCCTACACCACGGAATACACCAATCAACCATTCTGGCACACCCTGAGAGTAGGCATATCCATTTGTAATGGAATTAAAGCCTAAGACGGTCATGTAGAGAAATGCTAGTCCTAAACCAGCAAAATGGACTTGGTAACTCATGTATACTTTCCATCCTTTCACTAAGTTGATGAATACTTGAAACATTTGATGCAAACAttttttctttgtcttctttGCCTCATCTTGTCCTTGTGATGGAGACGTTTCCACACTATCTTCTCTGTTGTCATCCTCTTGTTTGTCTTTGCTACCTCCATCTTCCAGATCAATCTCTTCAAATTCACCATCAACTTGCTCTTTCTTTGCCACTTTGTCTACAGAGAAGAAAAACAACAGAAGTATACAGGCCTATCAAAgtttgtatttaatatattataGTTTATTCCAGCAAAAATCAACCAAATGATACTTGTTGTACATTATATGCTTTTTACACAATATGAGTACATCACATACAGGGGTtatgtattttttctttatgatatataaaaactatttttcttaccatgaaatgtttcatttttctttACTGCCAATGCAGGCACTCTCTTATACACCATCAACAAGAGGTAGTATTCAACAAAACCAGACACCAGATTCCAGGATGCAATAAACACTGTTCCAGCAAACATGGAAGCAAACGTCATGATCTGACCAACCACAATAGGAGCCACTATATTGATGACTAAGTCAATACGACGTATGGTGGCATTTAAATCTGGACAAcagaaaatgaataaacaatatttttcgACATTAAATTTCTGAGAACCAGATTCACAAATTTGCAATGTGGGAATAGTACTTGCACCCCACCATCCATCcctaccccccacccccacccctgtGAGAAATTGCACCAGATTTGGTTACCTTTAATTATGTATGCTTTTATGGTTATTGGCTGAGAACTGAGAATTAATAAGATTCTATTTTCTTGGGTAGCTGggcattgaaataaaacatacaaataccaaataaacaaacaaataaacctaGTCTATACAATtcttattgataaaatatttcataacaatATCTAAACTATTCAAAAATTGGGAAAGACATTTGGTACATTCCAGTTTACTTAGATTAATGAATTCATATATACAATGAACACAGTGTTATAATCGATGAATATGCCTTATGTTCATCACATAGAAAACAGCAGagaagttatatatatataagataaagaattgtgaaaGAATATGGTTACACACTGAATTACCAACTCACTTGCTAGTGTTCCTTTGTCTGAGCCTGAGACTACAACTACCCAGTCTTTCTGTATTGATATCTTGTTAGCAATACTGGCTAAGTTAGCAATACAACCAAACATTATAACCAGGCCTTGTAGTAAGTAGGTCAATCCTCCATTCCACATTGCATCAATGTCAGACTCCAACAACAGCAGTACACCAAGAATAACTGCACACACAATTATAGTTGAATTCTGAATCAGCAACGATATCCTCACAACTGTCAATGGAGATAATTAATACAATCATATGATCAATGTGTCACAAACATTCAGGTCTTAAACctgaataaatttgaaaaaaaaggtaaCTTCTATGCTCGTTGGTCTTACAATAATACTAGTAGTTAACTCATCAGAACACACTGTCGCACACAACAAAGACATTAAttatatgctgacataaatctgagtttatataaaaaatgttaCAGTAGACAAACTGTTAGGTATTCTATCATGCTTACTGGAGTAAACATGCACATTAAAGcaacacaagctgagtttacaaacTTTTTACTAAAAGTGACAACATTTACGATAAAACAGCAATTACCGGTAAGCTATTTTAGTATGTTAATGTAGATGAATTTGTTCTATAGCATTACAGTTGTCTACTGGTATTGCCAGAGCAGTTGATTACATAGTACGGATTTCTTCAATCTGTCAGATGTAATGTAATGAGccctcacaaaagaacaaacgacagtaaacgtaacagcccaAAAGAAACAGtgatgtgtacactacatcagattttaatcagattggtatttcctcaacatttttataGTATGAAAACTTatatgtcatcagatcatttttCACAGTGCTATCTTAATACCTAGTTTGAATTCAGTGTGCTTCAGTGAGTAGGAGACAGTGTGTGCACTTTAAATATGCAgcacaaattatatattataaactcagcttgtgcccctttcaACCATTCGCGTAAACACATTTACGTGAAAATACGATTATGATTAAACTAGCACCCacatcttgtacactgctacctggcaatagggaacttgcaatccagactgagcatgctcagatgcaaaggactatgggattatctgtggttatcgtaatacctaatctggagctactgataaaataaacctcccacagtGGTCAGGGTAACtttgaattgattatttgtggttgcaaacaatgtaacagtatagtttacaataccaattcattagtatttacaatcacatttcccatgatgcaatattcaacatggcgggtttgcaagttccatatTAACCAAATTACATAACTAATTTTCTGTTACACAACCTATAAATTATAAGAGCTAACAACAGATGGAAATTTATTATTCATCATCAGCatctaaatttgaaaattagCTTACTTCTCGTGTTAGTCTTTTCTGTGAGTGTGAAAGCTTGTGATAAATGCATGGAATAATTTATTtcacttgttgttgttgtggtggtggtaaatTTTTGTGTTATAAAGGTAAATTTAATGGTAATgtccattgttttgtctttttttataaGCTAGACTTTGTTCTCCATACTgcataccatacatattttgaaagaaaGTTGATCAAATTGGAACAGACGGTGACAAGCACAGTTGACAGATGAAGATATTCGTGTAAACATATCGGTAGACgagatgttttatttttaaacagtaATCCTCAAAAACCTTACACTACTGTATCAGTGGCATTTAGTAATGACAGTGCCATACTCCTTTATAGAGCAGTATCATTTTGATTGCATTTACCTACTGCCACCAATCAATAACTTTATAATGCAAAGACAGTGATCTGATACAAATGTGATGCAGTAATATTATGATTAGATTTCCTTTATTTCCCTTCGACGTtgtcatttgtgtttgtttttttttactttgtcaCTTACCTCTCAGACGGGGATTTCTGTCAATCCAATCACCAATGAGGGCGCCAAACATTACTGACGACATCCCAAGACACAGACCATAAATAGCAGCCAGTCTCAGTGAATTGGCTTGTATGGCAACTAAGTACAAACCAACTGAAAATCGCCACATTCGATCTCCCTAAAGattgaaaaatacatttttttgaagtagccaaatggatgaggatttggtattattttggatttgtaatttattaaaaaaaaaattatcatggctttctacttgaaaaataggaagccatgatcaaattgttttaaaaatccaaaatccaaaataaatacccaatcctcatccacttGGCCACTTTAAAAAGGAAAAGTCAAGACAGCTAGTTGGCTTacttctgcctttagtacacctgtattgattactgctatcaaagTACATTTGGGGTGATATAATAGCAATTCATGAAATCTTTTAAAGAAGCCCTACTGCTCTTCCATGTCTTCTGCCAATTAGGGGATATACCTAAGTTGCAAGGGTTTGTGGGAAAACCTTACAGGAAATTACTACGAAGTTAATACTATGGTCTGTTTGTCTTTACAGAGAAATTTATATTGACAGGATAGGAAATATTTTGATAggtttaatttattcattaaaagACAACTGAGACTCAAAGTGTTCCTAAGTTGAACACTTACCCATGCTGATAAACTCTGAGTGGAGTAGATCATGAATCCAGGAGTTCTGATATATTCTGAGCATTCTCTCCTTCTATTCCTACCTGGAAATAAATTATTACCATAAAATTCAATCAATCTGAAATtactgaaatattcaaattatggcAAGTAACAACCACCCATCCCCACCCggtacccccacccccaccctatGCCATTGCATCCCCATAATAGTACATAATACTGTCTGATAAAAACAACACCTATTCTTGGCTTGGAAGTTTGTTGAGATAAAGAAAAAAGCATtcttgaaatcttgtaaagaatcCCTACTCGTACCACTGCACTTCCTTGTATTCtgccaatagggaacttgcaatcaaGACTGAGTATGcccagatgcaaaggactatgggattatatgtggttatcataatatctaatctggagctaccgataaaaaaacctcccacaatagtcAGGGTAAACTTTGAATTGaccattcgtggttgcaaaca
This region of Glandiceps talaboti chromosome 4, keGlaTala1.1, whole genome shotgun sequence genomic DNA includes:
- the LOC144434234 gene encoding uncharacterized protein LOC144434234, which produces MSATRVHIGQDAEKEAQRYKKRDQTKIYLGNTHDLWKITKLKKHGKASNAEFAAHLLEIHLETCRECFTQTDIMNEIVSEDLASSAQTETPMCVVSTPNLPSVRFTKSGSPDFLKSQKKTKNVVVVTEESATKCNQAPQQESTTTSTGICIDEAVCGVDSCHDIADKDEIEVTTTNLVNNDSNVAWKSIRIKQENVEEIIDDDCGVEVSSTNLRDYCTGVQPDLKEASYRKEERTLNRSENHWKVTDADSQTDNDFHTDLSTSTSIDHVYNTTECQNSDLLEEDVPVHIKLENDSTNTTGISDSTKSTCREPQNDIKNSNQTDSSSRNNPFPIGIHQVEGSFILMRDSTNLAVHQNHTSVSGNHTKISKDEGTRNVNRHVETHSTVTAFSSCPDVGYSDKFVQTVNISDLRTRQFLCNECGKGFHFNCQLKEHLKTHTNDRPFVCKECGKGYKKKSHLKEHLMIHSNDRPFVCDECGKGFHRKSKLKEHSMIHKKERPFVCLECGKGFKQSCTLKEHIKIHANESSLVCKECGNEFKQKADLKRHIKMIHTKETFFCRECGKDFHHVSQLNIHMKMHSNVRPFVCKQCAKRFKRQSHLKEHMMIHTNERPFICKECGKGFHRSHKLKEHVMIHANERQFVCQDCGRGFNQLGTLKKHMKIHTNEIV
- the LOC144433702 gene encoding solute carrier family 40 member 1-like, producing the protein MSENNTVGNDGEIVPNENESANDQNPGNDMENKSQSDDNDERDNGGDDQADDKVNEPLLETNNHGADEKTGEEKAPPKSDWNEDDGAVDDAFVKDPAKGRNRRRECSEYIRTPGFMIYSTQSLSAWGDRMWRFSVGLYLVAIQANSLRLAAIYGLCLGMSSVMFGALIGDWIDRNPRLRVVRISLLIQNSTIIVCAVILGVLLLLESDIDAMWNGGLTYLLQGLVIMFGCIANLASIANKISIQKDWVVVVSGSDKGTLANLNATIRRIDLVINIVAPIVVGQIMTFASMFAGTVFIASWNLVSGFVEYYLLLMVYKRVPALAVKKNETFHDKVAKKEQVDGEFEEIDLEDGGSKDKQEDDNREDSVETSPSQGQDEAKKTKKKCLHQMFQVFINLVKGWKVYMSYQVHFAGLGLAFLYMTVLGFNSITNGYAYSQGVPEWLIGVFRGVGSISGLLGTVMYSFLRKKIGLERTGLWAISEEILCLVLCVGCVWAPGSPFDLHYASKTGKSDNLTNYTQMMSTPSMTTKVQSVLNESLVVALNDSQAVTYKPLIDNVSVLTKILGENSSLTSTVSPNTGDSIHQPQSYTSVALFFTGIICARLGLWCFDLVVTQLLQENVLETQRGVVNGVQSSLNSLMDMLHFILVIFLPRPETFGILIILSFLFVFSGGVLYAVYCYKVRGHVMPFHNINGCHKETKKTNGTRHA